The window GCAGGTTCTGCACGATCCCGGGGGCGTCGATGAGGCCCGGCGCAGGCGAGGTGCCCACCTCGGTGCGCTTGACGATGTCGACGGCGCCGACGTTCTCGCGCAGCCGCCGCACCGACTCCTCGGCGAGGCCGTGCAGGCTCGACGAGCCTTCGAGGGTGTGGCCGGTGACCGTGATGTTCGGCATGAAGCCCTGGCCCTTGGAGGCCATGTGCAGGGCGACGAAGGCGGCGTGCGGGGCACCGACCTCGTCCGGGGGCGCCGACTGCCAGCCTTGCGGGAGCTCGAATTCGAGCGGCACCGGAAGTGTGCCCGGCATGGTGGATCAACTCCTTGCGGTACGGGTTCCGACGGTACGGGAAGCGACGGGGAGAGGGGACGGGAGGGGGACGGGAAGGGGCGGCGGGGAGGCTCGGGCGGGCCCGGGCGGGGCCGCCCCGTGGCGGTCAGTCGAACCAGTCCCCGATCGCGTCGACCGCGTCGCCGGCCGCGTCGGTGACCTTGCCCGGGTCGATCTCGATCTGGCCGCCGAGCTTGCCACCGACACCGAGGGCCACGCCGACGTCGCCGCCGATGACGAACTTGCCATCCTTCATGCCGGCGTCGAAGTGGGCCTCGGCACCGGCGCCGGCCCACGCCTCCGCCGTGCCACCGACGCCGACACCGGCAACGGAGGCATGCCCCTCCGCGGTGGCCTTGGCGCCGGCGAAGGCCTCGCCGCCGACGTGGACGCCATCCGTGCCGATGGAGCCCTTGACGCCGGCCTCGGCGCCCACGTACGCCTCGCCCTTGCCGGAGGCCTCGAAATAACCGACCCCGTACTTGCCCTCGGCGGTGGCCTGGGCGAGGTAGGCCTTGCCGGATGCCTGTGCGGTGGCGTTCCCGTCCACGAGACCCACACCGGCGGAGGCGTCGACACCGAGGAGGTTGACGCCGGCCTTGCCGGAGACCTCGCCGCCCGCGAACTCACCGCGGCCCTTGGCCTCGGCGCCCCACACCTTGGCGTCGGCGGTGACGGACGGGCCGGCCACGGTGATGCCGGGGCCCTTGCCCTCGCGCAGGGCCTCCCTCTCCGCCTGCGTCATGTTCTTGTGGTCACCCCAGGCCCCCTTGGGCTTTGTCTCGGGTGCCCGTTCCAGCTCAGTGCGCTTGACCTTCTTGGACGTCGCACCTGTGTCGTCCTGCGTTGCTTCGGAGGCCCAGAAGAGCCAGTCGGGCGCGTTGTCGCCCTCACCGCCCTGCGCCTTGAACTTCGCGGCCGCCGCGTCGCCCTCCGCCTCGACATGGGCGCGCGCCGACTCCAGCAGCTGCTCGCCGCCGCTCTCGTCGCCCCCGTCGTACAGCCGGATGGCCTCTTCCGCCTGCCCCTGGGCCCACTCGAGGGCCCTGGCGTAGTCCCGCAGCGCCCCGGCGGCCGCGCCCAGCGCGTCCGAGCCGCGGTACCACTTCTGCTTCTGGCCCGAGAAGTCCTCCCAGAAGGCATCGCTGGCCTGTCCGTGCCAGCTGGGAATCCGGACGGAGCCGAGCTCGTCCCCGATGCCGTCGAGGGTCTTCGCATGACCGTCGAGCTTGTCCGCGTCGCCTGTGAGCTTCGACGGGTTTCCCGGGATGAGTGCGCGTGGGTCCCGAGTGGAGCCAAGTTGTGCCATTGCTTCCCCGTCAGTAGCTCGGGCCGGCGACCGCGGGCCCGGTGAAGTGGTTCTGGGACTCCTGCTCGGCGCGCTCGTAGGACGCGGCGTTCTCGTCGAGCTTGGCCGCCGAGTTCTCCCCGTCCTCCTTCATCGGGCTCTTGATGGCCTCCATCCAGGTGGCCATCAGCTGGCTGAACTCCTTGGCCGCCTCGCCGTGGCCGAAGTCGCCGCTGGAATCCCCGAGTTCGTCGAGCTTCACCTTGTCGCTCCGGCCCACGGAGTCCTTGATCTTCTTGGAGGCCGACCGCAGCTCGGACGGCTCGACATCGAACTGGCCCATTCGCTCCCCCCTCTACGTCGAAGAGGGCGCGAACGCGCGTCCGCACCCTGATTGTTGAGAACGTAAAGAGGGTCTATCAATGGCAAAGACGCGGCGACACCGGCCCCGGACCTCACATGATTCCTACCGGGAAGCTTCATAGCGCGACCGCATCCGGTGCCCCGGGACGGCCTTGCTACGGCGCCTGCGGAGGCCGCGCGGGTGACAGGGATCCCAAGTGGCCCGCGGCGTCGACGAGATACTCGAGGGGCTCGTCGAACGTCTCACCGCTCAGCTTGGTCCGCGAACGCGAGGTGATCAGCTGACCGTCGTGGAGCCGGAGCGGCATCTCCAGGGCGCGAGGGTCGGAGGTGAGGAACTCCGCCAGGCCGTCGAGCACGACGGGCCGGGCGCGTTCCTCGTCGCGGGAGACGATGTGGAAGTCCTTGTCGAGCTGGGGGATTCCCACCTCCATGGCCCTTCCCCGATAGAAGGTGTCGAACCAGCCGTCGCGGTAGATCCGCAGGTCCGGAACCTCCACGCCCAGGTTCAGGGCCCAGACGGAGTGGACGATGACATGCGTCGTCTCCGAGTCGATGTCCTTGTTGTAATAGCGGTACTCGAAGGCGCGGAAGCCGAATCCGCGGTAAGTGCCGCTGACGACGTTGTCCCCCATGACGTTGCTGGCCTTGTCCGGGAGCGGCTCGGCCCCCTGGTAGGCGTCGACGAGCCTCGGCACGCCCTCCTCGTAGGTCCACCCGCGGCTCTCGGCGAACGACTGCAGCTGCGCGTACGCCTCTTCGGACTCACGCTTCTTGCGGGCCTTGCCCCGGCGGTCCCACACGACGAGAGCCACGACGCCACCACACGCCAGCAGGAACAGGACTGCTTCGATTCCACTCATGGCGCCAGCATCCCCCGAGGCCAGTCTCCGGGCCCACCCCCCTGGTGCTCCATCACAATCCGCACGTCGCGGTCACACATTTCCCCCGCGCCCGCCGGAACGGTCCGGCGAGCGCGGTGCCGGTTCCGGCTCAGGAGGCCGTCTGGTCGACCTGGATGCCGTACTTGATCGTGCCGCCGTCGACCGAGGTGACCTTGACCGTCACACCGAAGCTCGTGCCGTCGGTCGCGGTGAGCCTGCAGCGCAAAGAGGTGCCGACCTTGCCCGCGAGGTCCTCGGGGCAGGTGACGTCCGGCTTCGGCTGCCCCGTCTGCGCGGCGAGCTTCTCGGCCACCGACTTCGCCACCTCGTCCTTGGACAGCTTGGCCTCCGACGAGCAGCCCACCAGCAGCGCAGCGGCGGCTGCGGCGGCGAGGCCCCAAGAGGCCAAGGAAGAGGAGGACTTGGGCATAACGGGCTCCGTTCGGGGCGGGAGGATCATGAGGGTCGGAAGGTGACGCTCGTCAGTGCGACTGTCTATCAGCCCGGGCTGCCCTCCTGAAGGATCTTCACATCCTCCCGCTCCTGCCCGCGAGTGATCTTCACCTGCCGTGAATGGACAGCGCCCGCCGACGGAACGTTCCGTCGGCGGGCGCCTGAGGGTCGCGAACCAGTGGGTCAAGCGAGAGGCCCGGTTCACGACGGACGGGGACGCGGGCGGGGATCGGCGGCCGATCCCCTGCACGTCAGTGAATGATCAAGAGGTCAATGGATGTCAGCCGATCTCAGTGGATGATGCCGGTGCGCAGGGCCACGGCGACCATGCCGGCGCGGTCACCGGTGCCCAGCTTGCGGGCGATGCGGGCGAGGTGGCTCTTGACGGTCAGGGCGGACAGGCCCATCGAGACGCCGATCGCCTTGTTCGACTGGCCCTCCGCCACCAGCCGCAGCACCTCGACCTCGCGACCGGACAGCTCGCGGTAGCCGCCCGGGTGGCTCGGGGCA of the Streptomyces sp. T12 genome contains:
- a CDS encoding putative T7SS-secreted protein, which translates into the protein MAQLGSTRDPRALIPGNPSKLTGDADKLDGHAKTLDGIGDELGSVRIPSWHGQASDAFWEDFSGQKQKWYRGSDALGAAAGALRDYARALEWAQGQAEEAIRLYDGGDESGGEQLLESARAHVEAEGDAAAAKFKAQGGEGDNAPDWLFWASEATQDDTGATSKKVKRTELERAPETKPKGAWGDHKNMTQAEREALREGKGPGITVAGPSVTADAKVWGAEAKGRGEFAGGEVSGKAGVNLLGVDASAGVGLVDGNATAQASGKAYLAQATAEGKYGVGYFEASGKGEAYVGAEAGVKGSIGTDGVHVGGEAFAGAKATAEGHASVAGVGVGGTAEAWAGAGAEAHFDAGMKDGKFVIGGDVGVALGVGGKLGGQIEIDPGKVTDAAGDAVDAIGDWFD
- a CDS encoding WXG100 family type VII secretion target codes for the protein MGQFDVEPSELRSASKKIKDSVGRSDKVKLDELGDSSGDFGHGEAAKEFSQLMATWMEAIKSPMKEDGENSAAKLDENAASYERAEQESQNHFTGPAVAGPSY
- a CDS encoding DUF4333 domain-containing protein encodes the protein MPKSSSSLASWGLAAAAAAALLVGCSSEAKLSKDEVAKSVAEKLAAQTGQPKPDVTCPEDLAGKVGTSLRCRLTATDGTSFGVTVKVTSVDGGTIKYGIQVDQTAS